caGATTTTATGCCAATTTGATAAAAAgtgaattaatgatattaaaaatactacattctgaaaaattcttattctgactaatttaataaaaaaatgatcctAATTTTGTACACACCATGAAaagtttaagaaaatataattagaaaaataaatagttttacatttataattaatattacctcttgcttatttgtaattattttttttaattttaaaccatttcattatttatttatatcattattatatcattacctgttttttttatattactttcattataaatagtgaataaaaatatctgtgtaatattattatattaatataatatcagtattcccaaaataattatactaaaattagaaTACAATTTGTTCATATTGGcaaaaatttctgttttttttttaatttaatagttggcAACCCTGGTAGTTAGTAATTAAAGAagcatattgtttattttagaatgatcaattctttaattaaaacagATTATTAACTTACGGATGTGTTTGAATTGTTCTTAAAGTAAATCGTTTCTTTGGATCTTTTTTAAGCATTCCAACTAGCAAAGATCTCAAAGGTTCTGTCACAAAGCTTGgaatttgtatattacacTTCCCAATTGCTTCaaataatctatatacattatcaCCTTCAAATGGATACTCTCCTGTAACTAAATTAtaccttgaaaaaaaaacaataattatttttttattatctttatataatatttgtataattcaataacacCCATACAATGTAACACCACTGCtccaaatatctattttaaagcCAGAGTACTCATCAGCTCCATTTGCTATTTCAGGTGGTTGAAATGCTGGTGAGCCTTGACTAGATGCACAAATACCTTCTGGATCAAAGGGTGATAGtgcctaaaaattattatcaacaatattttaatatagataaacatttttacaattatattttcaacatacCTCAGCAGTTCCAAAGTCTGATATCTTAAGTGTTTCATCAAGTGTAAGCAATAAATTTCCTGGTTTGATATCTTTATGAATTATTCCACGGCTGTGCAAATACTCTAGTCCATTTATTAACTGACTAAAGTAGCTAataccacataatattaaacaacataaatttatcttCTTAATACTACTTTTAACTAACTgattattcaaatacatacTTATGAGCTTGCCAGCATGGAAATTTACTTCCTGGAGAGTGTTCTAGCATATCTTGAAGACCACCAACACAATATTCCAAAAgaagatacattttttctttttcttcatTGACTATCACATCTACTAACTCTATGACATTTAAATGTCTCAAAGTTTTTAGAAGTTGaatttcactaaaaaaataacaattttgtaaataacaaattgtattattatatgacttaAAGTTggataaagttaaatatttcatcacattttacataagtattcaaaatctattaaataaatattatcttataaaatttgataatattcaatattaataacatactgTTATTGTCagcaattcaaaaacaaaattatattaaaaaattaactatgtttctaaataattaacaatattcaaGCTTAAGGAACAGCACGTAGTCaggattttttatattaatgatatgaaatataaaatagaactaTATGACATATTTTGTAGAAATCTGAACTATACAGaacatattgttgtataaaaatagtagaaGGGGGATGTTTTCCATAACACATTCCTAGCTACACCACTATAAAAGaataactatttagtatttagtctTTATTATACAGAACTACCGAAGTATTACCTAccaagaatttataattactacaataattaaaaggaattaatatatcaatatcactgattacattattataggtaatatttgttaatattttaataactaatactaacttaaataaataagatacaacaaaatttcaaaatgatagattatcatataatcacatgaaaaaaaatttactaaggtaaaatgtaatactatgAATTTTCTAACCATCAactaactgtataataaattgatttataaatcgaattaattcatttattacttaactatatattaaggACTTTATAAAACACATGTGccatctttattttataaatatacaacatagAAAATTTCTGTAGAAACaaaacctatattatgtagttagtCTTAATATTAAGAGGACGCCGTACCCGCatatgttgtctctgtcttactaaagtacatcataacaaattttcgttcagcagaatacattttgtgatgtcagctttaatattagaataaatttacttattatcaaatttaaaggcaaGCATATTATCTAGGCAATGACAtatgcttttaataatattattattttaaagtgagttacagctgtgcaaaatattacaactttaaaatgataatatcaataaaatcatatgtcaTTGttcagataatattcttaactttaaatctgataataggtaaatttactctaatattaaagctaacattacaaaatgtattctactgaacgaaaatttgttatgatgtacgttagtaagacagagacaacacatgcgagtatgacgtcctcttaaataAAGTTGAcccaatataaatcataagaatattatctgtgtgtacataataaaaaaaaattgttaagcaagtaacaataattttttaattaaaatattttacaaactcGGCACTCACTTAGAATAAGAAAAAAGCAGACATACAAACACTACTAACATTCTTAACTTTAAGTTTGATGATAGGGCACTTTCTACTTTATCTATGCACTACccacttttatattaatgatacattGATACCTACACAGAATTAGTACTGCTGATagcaaattttcttttaatcatTTGTAGGGCAATGCGTGCGGGGGTGATATtctatttaagaaattaagtATGTAGATTATCTTAGCCTTAATAAGCTTGAATAAGAGAAAAAGTGTAGGTATTTTAGagattaatactaattattattatgcataataaaattatattattacttgagCACATTTTTTTCTCCATTAGGTATTCGTTTGagttttttcttctttaatattttagctgCACAGCGAACAAGCGTTTCTGAGTCAAGTACTTCTTTAACTTTACCATAACTACCTTCTCCTAATAAATCGCCCATTACATATTTACCGACTGTTTTACATGGTTTCTTTTGGGCCCGATACACAACTTCATCGGGATCAAACGAATTGAAAATGCCGGTGGACAAACAGTCGTTTGCTGACCAATCGGCTGGTACATTTAACAGGTCTTTGAACACATCTTCGTCATCATCTACAGCACTTGGCATAACATCCTCATCAAATTCTCTCTGCTCCATCATCATTacattgttttcattaaatatgctacatatacctatttttaaatctaaaatttgtaATCTTGTTGTAATACTTTTCGTATTCGACCAAAAAAACTTAAGGATGATctgattttatgataatttatatagtattaaaattaagacgGTACGATCACAAATCaacaaactatttaaaaacgattacaatgtttacaaataaaaatacctgcatcacaaaataataaatatgaattatgaacACTTGAGAGTCAGTCTAATAATggtgaaatttgttttatcacACTGCTTACTACtctttaatagtattatactatcgtCGATGCTGATAATGTcccattgtatttttgtatggtAAACAGTAATCATATGGTACTCACGGAGGTTGAAAAACTCAAAGACGTTCCAAAGAGAACTACGATAATAGCACAGAACAATGTTTGTGCGTCGTCGTCGTGATATTATTACGACGCACAAGACAAATGACACGATGCCAGAATATGCCTTCA
This sequence is a window from Rhopalosiphum maidis isolate BTI-1 chromosome 1, ASM367621v3, whole genome shotgun sequence. Protein-coding genes within it:
- the LOC113547903 gene encoding serine/threonine-protein kinase STK11-like → MMMEQREFDEDVMPSAVDDDEDVFKDLLNVPADWSANDCLSTGIFNSFDPDEVVYRAQKKPCKTVGKYVMGDLLGEGSYGKVKEVLDSETLVRCAAKILKKKKLKRIPNGEKNVLNEIQLLKTLRHLNVIELVDVIVNEEKEKMYLLLEYCVGGLQDMLEHSPGSKFPCWQAHNYFSQLINGLEYLHSRGIIHKDIKPGNLLLTLDETLKISDFGTAEALSPFDPEGICASSQGSPAFQPPEIANGADEYSGFKIDIWSSGVTLYNLVTGEYPFEGDNVYRLFEAIGKCNIQIPSFVTEPLRSLLVGMLKKDPKKRFTLRTIQTHPWFVCRHPRTSEKVPFPPLRGDFMHNMTVLPYLFNYHSCETPSENEEEYITEQLIKDRPNGSASVPIDDVNDPSKRPWHKPIMCNVKKMASCRLS